A segment of the Polyodon spathula isolate WHYD16114869_AA unplaced genomic scaffold, ASM1765450v1 scaffolds_1564, whole genome shotgun sequence genome:
gtgtgtctctgtgtgtgtctgtgagtgtgtggtCTGTCTTTGTGCATGTGTCTCTATGTGTTATCAGTCTTGCcctgtgtccctgtgtgtgtgtgtgtgtgtgtgtgtgtgtgtgtgtgtgtgtgtgtgtgtgcgtgtgtgtgtgtgtgagtcttgCTCTGTGTGTGCGACTCAAAACATAACGGTTTCCTCTGATCTTTGTCAATAACTGTAGACCACAAAAACATATTGGCACACCCGCCATAACAGCGTCAGTAGGAATGGACAGGATTGATTCTATGTTAGTCTGCGAGAATGCAGGACCACGTTATGATAAGCTGGGGTCGGAAATCTTCACTACAGAAACAATTACTCGAACCACCCAGATCCAGACAAACTGCCCTTGTCTAAGAAATGAAGATTAATAAATGAACGAGATGACTAATGTCTTCAGTATATTCAGATTGAAATCATATTTcgcttatattattttttttttctttgttagagcattttattcaatatttaaattaataataataataataataataataataataataataataataataataataataataataatccacacaCATGAAATATTtctcattgattttttttatttcaatagaaaactcTCTTATACATTTGCAGTTTGTCGCTGGTTGTGGTTTATATAGTCTATATACTTTCAGCATGAACATGGAAAACATGGATTATGATTCGAAATCTACCTTTAGATGTGTTGAGCGTTTGCTTTCAATGCACTGTCCTGCACTGCAGTGTGCGTTTCAAATGGGACACTGTCTCCATACATTCCTATGTGAAGAACTGCCGAACGGAAAATTCCTCCACATCCAGCATTAACAATTTTAAACTTTGAAAGAACGCACAGAGATGAACGTCTTTGATCTTGTTCCTATggtctccctcctctcctctccctgcccctctcctgctctcctcctctcccctcttctctccctgcccctctcccctctcctcctttctcctctcctccgctcccctcctctcctctccccctctctcctcccctcctctctcctctcccctctctctctcctctctctctctctcctctctctctctcctcctctcctctctcctctctctcctctcctctccctctctcctcctctctcctctcctcccctctcccctctccttctcctctcctctcctcctctcctctccctctcctctcctctcctctccctcttcacATAATGGGGTAGCTGGCCAGGTTCGCGATGCCGCACATGTTATTCCGGTTTCTTGCCATCAGGATGTAACCTTTGTTCCCCCAGTCTTCACTCCAGCTGCGGGAGAGAAAAGAAAGTGCAAAATGAAACGAGGATTCAACTAAGAGATCTCCCAGCAACATCTTCTCACTGGCCGCAAAACAGCTCAATCATTAAGGGAAACAGCCGATTGGTTCCCGGCCGTGAAAAGGCGGGGACAGCTTCACCTGGAGCAGAAGTGACATCAAAGCatcagtttgtattttaaacaaaatgcattttacgcAGATTCCTCGGTTCTCCtttagcttgaaaaaaaaaaaaaaaaaaaaaaaaaaaacggatttaTTTGAGACTAAATTGTTCCTAGTGCAATCAGAGAGGTGCTGGGTTGACGTGTGTTTGGAGTTCGTAACTCCGAGGTTGTGCTGTGTTACAGGAAATGTACCTGTTCTTCACAATCCAGTACTTCTTCCCTTTGTAAGATCCGTACCCCACAGCCAGGACAGCGTGGTTGATGTCATCTTTGTTGCAAGCGGGGTCGTAGTAGATGCCTGGAATAGAGGACAGTATCCCCAATTAACATGACAGAACACAGGCGTGTAGCGGTGCCGGAACACACGCTCTCTGATTCAGTCAGTCAGTCCTCTTGAGGCAATggaaagagcattaggaacttctattatctttaaaaagattaaaaatgcAGATGAAGACGACAGCACCAGGGCAGGGTCTAGGACtttggacacacacacaaacgaagccacagacacacacacacaaaccaagccactaacacacacacgcacacattccgacacacacgcacacacacacacacacacacacacacacacacacacacacacacacacacacaataaagtaAATCATTCTGATAAGATGGAGACAGACCCCGTGTAGAAATCAAATACAGCAATTGCCTGTTAGTAGGTGTTACTCGAAGTCCAGTgtacaaaaaaagtttaataattcCTGTTTAAGAAAGTATGAATTTCCAAGACCATTAGATTTAGGACTGCAACGTTCAGCCTTACATCTCACTGATAAATTCCACAAGCTTGGATTGGCGGTGTGTGACAATGGCACCCTCTGGTGGCTGATTAGGGGAACAGCAGGATGTACCGGCTAAACTAATGAGGCACGGTCCTTTTCATAGCCGCTTTCTTACAAAGAACTATTGGTGGTGATTATCTTGATGAAAGTGGAACCCTCTCCCAGCCTCACCTCTCTTGTAGAACTGGAAGGAGCTGAGTGTGGCATCGATGCCCACGGACACAGGCCCCACCTTGGCCACAGCTGACTGCAGCGCCCACTCGCTGCCCACTGGGATCTCCTTGAAGCCTTTGCACGTGGCGGCCTGGCCGGTCTTGTTGTAGATGCACTCCCCCTGCTGCAAATAGGGGGCGACACCGAGACAAAGGCTTTAACGATGACATCACTGCCCTCGAGAAGGTACAGGGAAGTGGCAGCTGGGCAGATCCCAGGGCTTAATGACACAAGCGATGAGGACAGGTTCAAATAATTACAGCCTAGGAAAGAGAAGGGAAAGAGGGGggcttgactgaagtctttaagaAACGGTCTCGATGAAGTCAACCCAAGACACAACTTCAAATTCAGCAGAGAGAAGAACGAGAGAGGGTGTAAAATGCCCTCTACCAGAAGAGCCTGgttcttttgcacagtggttaagtcACTCGACTGCGGTACGCGGGGGTCGATAAATGCATTCCCTGTTTTATGTGTCACAAGAAGTACACCAACAAAAAGTGAGCCTGTGTCATAATTCTCGTTTAAGAATATTTTATTGTCATTCTGGTGCCTTCGGATTTGGGAAGGCACGTCAACAGCCCACAAACAGACCTGGGCTTTCAGCCTCTTCTGCCTGTGCTAATATTACCCCACACACAGGCGTGCTCTAAACTTACAGCatgccacaaaaaaaaaggatttgctTGAAAGACCCGCGCTAATGTTTGTAATTCTACGCTTCAGAAGAGCCCACCTGTCCGGTGTAGGGGTACGCCTCCTCTGAATCGATGCCGCCATTCTCCTGGACGTATTTGAATGCGTTGGTCATGTAGCCACCCCCGCAGCCATCGTTGTCGGTGGTACAGTCCACCAGGTTCTGCGGGCTGAGTGAGACCAGCTGACCTGTGGTCTTCTTGAGCTGGCCCTCAAGGGCCCCCGCGGAGCTGAACGCCCAGCAGGAGCCACAGGAACCCTGCCGGGAGGAAGCACAGTATCATACATGCAGCTCCATGCATCGGAAGCAAGGGGGGGGGCATTGAGAGGTTTTCTAGAGCAGGGGGTACTCTAATTCTAATTGAGCTCAGGTCTGCTGGGCAGGGATTCCTCCGACAGGAGGCGCTGTTTACCTGGTTGCGCACTGGAGTGACGTAGCCCTTCTTTCTGTAATCCACTGACTTGGGGAGCTCCAGGTTGGGGTCGGGGGTGAAGGTGTTGGCAGGGTCTCTGGAGAGCGGCACCTGGAGGCCAGTCatcttctctgccacctcctctgTGGTCTATCAAATGCAGGAATACAGAATGAGAAAAAAATTGGACCATAACCACTTTCCAACAAAACATCCCCTATCCCCTATCCATCACCTCGCTTATTTTCAGATAACAAGCATAGATTTCCATTTCTTCCATGATCTTTGGCTTTGAGTTCAGGAACTGTTCTGCTGTCCCACTTGCCTGCCATAGACTTTACATGTTTTTATCTTAATGAGCGCCGTCTAGTGTACAGCTGGTGTATTGCCAGCCACACAATCAGATACTTGATATAAATTGGCAGGCTCTGCTGTAAAGTCACACTGGCTGATCtcagttattaatattattattaatgggtcatttagcagacgcttttat
Coding sequences within it:
- the LOC121309883 gene encoding cathepsin K-like gives rise to the protein MRYGTLLVLVAMAMAVSAHDWSLDSEWEEWKQTYRKQYNGMNEEGIRRSVWEKNMKLIAAHNQEYELGMHSYELGMNQLGDMTTEEVAEKMTGLQVPLSRDPANTFTPDPNLELPKSVDYRKKGYVTPVRNQGSCGSCWAFSSAGALEGQLKKTTGQLVSLSPQNLVDCTTDNDGCGGGYMTNAFKYVQENGGIDSEEAYPYTGQQGECIYNKTGQAATCKGFKEIPVGSEWALQSAVAKVGPVSVGIDATLSSFQFYKRGIYYDPACNKDDINHAVLAVGYGSYKGKKYWIVKNSWSEDWGNKGYILMARNRNNMCGIANLASYPIM